The DNA segment AATTATATGATTGACAATGGAGTGACAGAAACTTCCCAAATTTCAGGATTGAGTTTACTTCCAAATGAAAGTTATGATTTTACACATCCAACCAGCTGGACACCAACCAATATTGGCGACTTTCAGGATGTTGATATTTGGATTTCTGCCATTAATGGGAACCCTGATACGATTCCCGATGATAATAACCTCAGTGCTCATGTGTTTGTAAATAACGGTAATTCAGGAACAAAGAAAGTTTTCATTGAAGAATTTTCAACTTGCCCTTGTGGTTTTTGTCCCGATGGACATATTGTGCTGGAAGATATCATGCATCGGAATCCAAATATAATGGGACTCATCCATCATGCGGGTTTTGGTACCGATTCCATGACCATAAATGAAAGCAAAGTAATAGCTTCTGCTTTTACCAATGGAGCACCAACTGCCGCAATTGACAGGGTGCATTGGTCTGATCAGATACGAATTGCCATATCGAGGCAAATATGGGAAGAACGGGCATTGTTGCAATTAGCAAAGAAAACAGCAGTGGATATTGATTTATTCTCGACCTATAATCCGACTAGCAAAACAATGACTGTGGATGTTGATCTGGACTTTTTAGATTATCCACTTCCAGGCGATATGCGGTTAAATGTATTTTTAGTTGAGGATAGTGTATCAGGCGTTGGTAGTGGCTGGGATCAAAAGAATTATTATGATGGAACTTCAGGGCATCCAATGTATGGCCGTGGAAATCCAATCATTGGCTATACTCATATGCATGTAATCAGAACGGTTCTGACAGGAGATTGGGGAGATAATAGCGTTATTCCTCAGAATGTATTGCCAAACTCATCTTATAACAAAACCTATACATACCAAATTCCATGGTATATGAAACCCAAGGATTTGTTTCTTATTGTTTTTGTTTCCTATAATGATGACGATTATATTGAGATTATCAATGCGCAGAAAGCCGAACGAATCAATTTGGATGTGGCTGGTGATAATAGAAAATTCAATCAATTAGTGGTTTATCCAAATCCGGCAATGGATGAATTGTATTTAAGACTAGATGAAGGAATTTCTAGTCCTAATGTCCAGATTATTGACCAACTGGGTCAACATTATCAGCTAAAAGTGATAGATAATAAAATCAATATTGCAGATTTGGCACAGGGGATATATTTTATCCAATTGGTCGATTCAAAGACCATTTATTCAACTACCTTTATTAAGAATTAAGTAATAATCTATGACCGTCTTTATTATGTGATTCATTGGTGGATGTGAGTTTTTATTAAATCAGGTGTATGTAGTCAAATCATCTCTGAGCATAAAACGTATAAAGCTCATAAAAGTATTATCTGTAGGAGGTTTTAGGGGATAACTTAAATTTAGGCTGAACTATTTTACAGGCAGCGTTCTCGTAAAACCTTCTTCGAGCGAAATATAGGTTTCGGTACTCACAATTTCCGGAATAGACTGAATTTTCTCAACAATTAGCTGCTTTAAATGTTCATTGCTACGGGCAAATATTTTCAACAATAAAGAATAGCGTCCGGTTATATGATGACATTCAACTATTTCTGGTATTTCACTAATTTTATTAAATACGTTGTCGTGCGTACTGGTCGAAATCAAGTTTACTTGCAAACCAATAAAAGCACAGGTAATATAACCGAGTCCTTTGGGGCTTAAATGAAAGCCTGATCCTGAAATAATTCCTGCATCAACTAGTTTTTGAACGCGTTGATGAACTGCTGCACCTGAAATATTGCATTTTCGGGCAACTTCTAAAAAAGGAATACGAGCATCTATGGTAATTAAATCCAATATCATATGATCCAGATTATCAATTTGAAAGTTATT comes from the Bacteroidota bacterium genome and includes:
- a CDS encoding AsnC family transcriptional regulator; its protein translation is MKNNFQIDNLDHMILDLITIDARIPFLEVARKCNISGAAVHQRVQKLVDAGIISGSGFHLSPKGLGYITCAFIGLQVNLISTSTHDNVFNKISEIPEIVECHHITGRYSLLLKIFARSNEHLKQLIVEKIQSIPEIVSTETYISLEEGFTRTLPVK
- a CDS encoding Omp28-related outer membrane protein, which produces NYMIDNGVTETSQISGLSLLPNESYDFTHPTSWTPTNIGDFQDVDIWISAINGNPDTIPDDNNLSAHVFVNNGNSGTKKVFIEEFSTCPCGFCPDGHIVLEDIMHRNPNIMGLIHHAGFGTDSMTINESKVIASAFTNGAPTAAIDRVHWSDQIRIAISRQIWEERALLQLAKKTAVDIDLFSTYNPTSKTMTVDVDLDFLDYPLPGDMRLNVFLVEDSVSGVGSGWDQKNYYDGTSGHPMYGRGNPIIGYTHMHVIRTVLTGDWGDNSVIPQNVLPNSSYNKTYTYQIPWYMKPKDLFLIVFVSYNDDDYIEIINAQKAERINLDVAGDNRKFNQLVVYPNPAMDELYLRLDEGISSPNVQIIDQLGQHYQLKVIDNKINIADLAQGIYFIQLVDSKTIYSTTFIKN